Below is a genomic region from Chryseobacterium scophthalmum.
ATACTTAATTTTAAATCTGATGCATAGATATTCTGCGCATAGTATTTACCATAAAACCAAGACACACCATATCCAATAGACAACATCAGTACAAACCAATACCAATTTCTTAGGATTCTTCTTAAAAAATGTTCTATATCAAATAAGGCAAATGATCCGTATTTTTCTTTTTGCGGTTCACTTTTACTTACTAAAGCTTCTTTTCCTGGAATCATACATTAAAGGTTTTTAATAAGTAGATAAATTGACAATGCCGTTGTAATCACAGAAACACCACTTATAAGTGTTTGTATCGGGTCTTTTCCAAAACCGTTAAGAGCTCTTCTCTGTGTAGTAAGGAAAATCTCGTCTCCGTTTTGCACATAATAATAAGGAGAATTCATCACGTCTTCTCTTGTAAGGTCAATCTTCGCTTTTTTAATTCCTTCTGGCAATTTCCTGTAGACTACAATATTTTTACGATCAACCGTTCTGTTTAATCCACCATTAATAGAAATTGCTTCTGTTAAAGTCAATGTATTTTTATGAACCTTTTTCTCCCCAGTAATTCCGGTCGTTTCAATATCACCTAAGACGTAATAAGTGATACCATCTGTGTTGAGCCTTACTTCAGATTTTCCTTCTTGAAAATTTTCGTTTACTTTTTCCTGAATATCCAAAGTAATCTCTTCAATCGTTCTTCCTTCCGCTTTTACATACCCTATACCGAAAATCAAGATATCGCCTTTAGAATCAACTTTTAAGCCATTAAAATATATCATTGCATTGCCTCCTATTCCGTTTCCAGCGCCCCCTCCACTAAATGAAATTCCATTTCCTGCCGCTTGAGCATTTAAAGAAGAATAAAACTGGGCTGCATCACCTTTAGGAGTTGTTACAATATTCAAAGTCAACATATCGTTTTTGGTAACCCTGTAAACAGGAATATTGTAGGGAATTAAACCCTCTTCATTGATAACAAGGCTTTCACTTGGCTGCATATATTTTACATCTTTTGTTGTGATACAAGACATCAACAAAAAAGGTAAAACTAAAAATGGGAAGTACTTATAAATTTTCATCGTAATAAATGTAGTTTGCAAAAATAGAATTTAATTATTAGTTTTTAGTTTATTATTCCGCAAGAGTAAAATAATATCCGGAATATAAGCCCCTAAAAAACCTAAACACAGAATGATCAACAATAATAGATTCACATTAGTATGCCTGAAACAATAGGTAATTGTTACAATAAACAAATAATAGCATATAATGTAAAAACTAGCCCTTCGATGAGTGAGATCAAGCTGAAGAAGTTTATGATGAATATGGTTTTTATCTGCTTCAAAAGGTGATTTTTTATTCCAAAGTCTTACAATAATAACATTTAATGTATCAACAATTGGAAGAATAAGAATAGCAACGGCCACTACAGGAGCTGATTCCAAATGATATCTGGGAACACTCACAATATTTTTATCTATAAAAATATCTATAAAACAGATACATGTAAACGCCAATAAAAATCCTAAAAGCATAGAACCTGTATCACCCATAAATATTTTTGTCGCCCGTAAATTTGATAAATTATAATATAAAAATGCCAATACAGAACCAATTAAAACAACGGATAAAATAACCAAAGGATAATTATATTCTCCTAAACGATAGTAACTGATTCCAAAAAGAGCGCTGCAAATAAGAGAATATCCACCTGCAAGACCGTCAATTCCATCTATAAGATTAAAAGCATTAATGAGAATAATAAAAGTGATAATTGTAAAAATGACACTTACCAAATAATGAATTTCGTAAATACCAAAAATTCCAAATAAATTTCTGATTCTCACATCCGAGCCAATGACGATGAATGCCGATACCACAATCTGCGCTACCAGCTTCTTGTAAGCACGCATCACAACAATATCATCCATTATTCCTACATAGAGCAAGATAATGAGCGAAGCAAAAAGAAATTTATACAAATCGAAAATTTCATACGCAAAAATTGAAGTACAGATTCCTATGGAGTAAAACATCGCGATGCCTCCCAAATTAGGAATTTTCCTGAGATGAGAGCTCCTTACACCGGGCTCATCCATCAGGTTTTTACGTTTTGAAATTTTAATGATTGTGGGAATAGAAAAAAACGTAATCAGAAAAGAAGACAAGAAACCAAACCCTACTTTTATGTAAAAAATAGAAATTCCTGTTTCATTTAAGAATAATTCAAAATTTTTCATCAACTGCTTTTTGAGCTTCTAGTTTTCGGTAAGTATTAAATAATTTTTAAAAGATTGCACTTAAAAAATCATTTCAATATCCCGAAAATTTCATTTGTGTTTATATGAGTTTTCGTATCATTTTTTTTTGTCCTGTAAAAAAAAGCAGATAGAATATTTTTTTTTTCAGGGGTAAAGATAAAAGATAATTCCTACCAAAACGACTGTAACACAATATATCTTTCATTTTAACATCTCTTTTTTCTACAAAATCCTTAAGCTCTTGAGCCATTTTGTAGAATTGAGTTTCGTTTTTAACAAAGGCCAAATAAGCCAAAAAGGTATATATCCCTTCTAAAATCTGAAACCCCTGCAATTCTTTTATTTTTGAAGAATATTTTGAATTTTTAAAAACTTCTTCCACATCTTCCACTGCTTTCAAAATATCCAGACCTCTTTCGTTATGGGTTTTCGAGATAGAATCTGCTCTTTCAAGATATTGATAATGAAAATTTTGCGTTTGCGCCAATATTTTACATTCCAGCAAAAGCTGAGGAATCAGCTGAATATCTTCAAAATGAACTCCTTTTTTAAATCTTTTATCAATAAATAACTCTCTTTTGAATAATTTATTGCAGGCAAAATAACTTAAATCAGAAAAAACAGAAAAATGTTTTTCCAAAACAATTTTCTTAGGCATATTAGGAATCTGGGGCAACTTTTGCGTTACATTTCCATCCTCGTCTACTTTCTGAATATTGCAGATCACCATTTCGGCATCGTTTTTTTCAGCCAGATTCAACATGTCTTCAAACATTGTTCCAGAAACATAATCATCACTGTCTACAAACCCCAAATAATCTCCCGTTGCTTGATCAATCCCAAAGTTTCTTGCATCACTTAAACCTCCATTTTCTTTGGTAAAAGATTTTATTTTATCCGAATACTTTTCTGAATATTGCTTAATAATATTTCCCGAACCGTCTTTACTTCCATCATTTACAACGATAATCTCAATATTCTGCAGACTTTGGTTCACCAAAGAATCGAGGCATTTAGCCAAATAATGTTCAACGTTGTAAACAGGAACAATCACAGAAACTTTTGGATTCGGATTTTCCATCGTTTAGATTTTTGTAAATCTTGAGCTCAGCCAACCTTTTTTAGCTTCATCAAAATCTTTTCTTGAGCACGGAATACAGTTTTCAATATTTTCATCATCTCCAAAATACCAAAGATTACTGAAGGTATCGCGCTTGAAAGCATATTGTCTGTCTTCAATCAAAACATAAAACATTTCGTAATGTCTTTCTTTAGGATGCGACTGCTGAATGTTGATTCCTTCAATCAGATACCAAAGCATTTGTGCCAAAAGCTGATGATTGAGCTGGTTCTCAGAATAAATATTGTAATTAAAAATTCCTACAGATTTCAAGTTTTCGCTTAAGCCGATTTCTTTCATGTAAGCACAGATTTCTCTTCGGTTTAAACCATTTACCTGCGGATTCATCGAAAATGCATCACTGAAGCTTTCAATGGCATCACAATTTACCGTTACCAGATCTGCTTTTCTGAAAAAAGGTTCGGTTTTTTCTGTAGAATTCATCATTTCTGCTAAACGTACAATATCAAACTCCACTTCTTTGATGAGCTTTACAGAATCCTGCTCGTTCAAATGTTTTTGATATCCTAAATGATGATAATTTTTGATAGAGAAGTTTTTCGAACCTAAAATTTTACTTAAAAAAGTATGTTCATTAATATTTTCACCTTGTTTCAGAGAAATAATATTACTGATTTGAGTATAATCAATATTTTTCTGATGAAAATGTAACCCTGAAAATAATGAGAATGCAAAATCATTAGAACCGCCAATAATCACCGGAATAGCTCTTTTATAATGACATGCCGACAAAACTTCCTGTAAAATATAATGAGAATCTTCCACCGATTTTCCTGAAACCAAATCTCCAAGATCAACTATCGGAATTTCAAAATCCAGTTGCGAAAGTTTGTAAAACTCTCTTCTTACTGCCGTAAAATCCTGAACTTCAGCATCACCATTTGCTCCTCTGTAATCAGAAACAAACAAAAGTACAATGCTGTCTTCTTTTATTTCCTTTGTAATCTTATTGCCAATCTGCCAGTTTTCTGTTCTGAAATTTCTTGGTGAAATGATAAAATCTTCAAAATCCATATTCTCAAATACTTATTAAAGCTCAAAAATATTAAAATTAAATGAGTCTGTAGAGTTTTGAAATTATATTTCAGAACGAAAAATATTCTTGTGATCAACCTTGTCAAAGTTCAAAACTTTGACAAGGTTTTCAAAACAGTGTAGTTTAAGCCTAACTGTTTAAAATCTCAAACACAAAAGTCGTAGAGGTTTCAAACGCACCACCTTGTGTTGTTCCAAATAAGAACTGCGGTTTTTTCCCGTCTTTGCTCATCAAAATCATTGGACGCTCTAACCTTCCAAATCGTTTTAAATGTTTTGGTGGATTAGCTTCCTGAGTATAAGACTGCATATTGAGATAAGCTATTTCAGGTTTTGTCCATTTCATTCCGTTTTTTGTCGTTAAATGCAAACCATATTCGTGGTTAAAAAATCCCATATCACGAGCGATCATATGGAACTTACCGTTTTCTTTCCAGATAAAAGCGTCTTCAAGCTGAGCATTGTTGGGTAAGTTTGAAAAATCAATCACTGGATTTTCAGAAACCTTTGCGTAAGGTCCGATTGGAGAATCTGCTTTTGCCAATCCGTATTTTCGGTTACCTCGAACGGTTCCTTTCTGAGTTTCGTATTCTTTAGTATTCCAAGATTTGTAAAACAGCCAATATTTTCCGTCATTTCCTTTTACAAAAGCCGGATTTGTAGTACAATGATCGTCCCAAGAACCTTCTTTTCCGGGAAGAAGCAAAGGTTCATCCGGTCTGTTCCATTCTCCACTCAAACTTTTCGAAGTAGCCAATCCTATTCTTTTGGTATTGGTTTTCCCGTTGGAATTTCCCATAAAGAACAGAAAATAAAGATCATCAACCTTTTTTATCAGAGGATTATGACAAGTTGTTGCATCCCAAAATTCGCCACCTCTTGGACTAAGAACAACCTCTTTATGCTCAAATTTATCGAATGGAGAATTGGCTTCCGCTCGACAAATTTCAGAGCCATTGAGCCAACCTCCCATTCCTTTTTCTTTTTTCCATCGAGAATAAAAGAGATGTACTTTTCCATCTTCACCCCAAATCGGAGACGAGCACCAAATATAATATCCTTCGAGTTCTAATGAACGACCGATCGGTTTTAGTTTAAAATAAGGTTTGTCGGAAAAATCAAATGCTTTAGTAAATGACGAACCCAAAAATACAGCCGCCATCCCCAATCCTGAGATTTGTAAAAATTCTTTGCGTGAAAAGTTTTTGGGCTGTTCCATATCATAAAATTCGCTACAGCCAAGGTAATGGGATTGATTGTGCAGAGCATCCTGCACTTTCGGGTTTTCTTATAATGGAAATGGTTTGATGATGATTTTTTTGTTTCTAATAGAAAACTTACAAGCAATTCGACGTCGCTGATTTTCAATCCGTTGGATTTTATTTGATGAAATTTTGTAATTTTAAATAAAAGATTGTTATAACAAACCAAAAGATATTTGCTTTTAAATCCTAAAAGATGATGTTATTAATCCAAAACTCCTAACAGTATGAATTTTAAAACTAAAATGTTTATGATTTTATTATCCTCTTTATTAATTACGAATTGTAAGGAGGAAATGAAAAAATGTGTAAGTCAATCTACCGATACTAATGTAAAACTATATAATGATTTAACAGATCAGTTGATACCTTATTTTTTTAGAGAAGATTATTTAGGTGAAAAAAGATATTTTGATAGTTTAAGAGTTCATGATGATGATTTATATATCGAAGAGAAGACAAAAGCGCACAACGAAATTTTTAATCATCCTGAAAAATTTTGCAATTTGTATATAGATTCTACTAAAAGTAAAAATACATATTTCGGGACAGATAATACCGAGGTTTATTTAAGACGCATAATCAGAACGAAGGATTCTTTTAAAGACTTTTCTAATAATCCAGATATTAAAAATTTAAGCATACGAAGTTCTATAAAAGCAAATCAATTTAATTTGTGTACCACAAAAGTTCTAGATCTGGCAGAGTATGATAAACATACAAATGAATGTGAGATAGGTGTTGTCTATTTTTCAGAGATTGTATTCGATACTTCAAAAAAAAGAGCATTAGTTTTTGTTGACCATCGTATAAAAAAAGATTATTACGGTAGAAATGCTGTATTTAAATTAATATTGCATGATAATTATTGGGAAATAGAAGATGCTATGTTAGTGTCAACTTCCTAATTTCCCCAGTTGGTGCGAGTATCCGCTACGCAAAGTCTCCCGACTTTGCACAATAAACAAATAAACTCCGAAGTCAGGAGACTTCGGAGAGCAAAAAAGCACAGACCAAAAAATCTGTGCTTTCTATTTAAATATAAACTATTTTATTTCTTCGCTGCCGGTTTCTTAGCCGCAGGCTTTTTCGCTGTTGTCGTTGTCTTCTTAGTCGTAGCCGCTTTCTTCGCCGCAGGTTTCTTTTTCTCTGCAAAAGCTTTAGGATCTTGGTCGGTAATCCATTTTTTAACCTCATCGATAGAAACGTCTTTCAGCTCGTCTGCTTCATACTTGGTATCGTCTTTCTTTTTAGGAATTTTATAAATATTCTTTCCATGTTTTACGATAGGACCCCATCTCGCATTTTCAATTGAGATTTTTTCAGCTTCCCACTGTTGGATGTAACGGTTAGCTTCTTTTTCCAGTTTGGCTTCTACCAATTCGTTGATGTCGCTTTGAGAAAGGTTTTCGAAGTTATATTTCTTCGGAACGTTGATAAAAATACTTTTATACTTAATGAAAGGACCAAATCTCCCTGTTCCTTTTGTAATCGGCTCACCTTTGTATGACGCAATGGGTGCATCGGCTAATTTCTTTTCAGCAATGATTTCTTCCGCACGTTTTTGATCTATAGAAAGAGGATCTTCACCTTTAGGAATACTGATGTAAGTTTCACCCCATTTTACATAAGGACCAAATCTTCCGACTCCGACTGATACGGTCTGATCTTCAAAACTATTTAATTCAAAAGGCAATTTGAATAGCTCCAAAGCATCTTCCAGGTTGATAGTCGCAATATTTTGTCCGGCCAATAATGATGCGAAAATTGGTTTTTCTTCATCATCCTGCTCTCCAATTTGAATCATGGCTCCAAATCTTCCGATTCTTGCATGAACATTTTTACCGGTTTTCGGATCTACACCTAATAATCTTTCACCATTCGCACGGTCTGCATTTTCTTCTACATCGGCAATTCTTGGATGGAACTTTGAGTAGAAATCGATCATCATTTCTTTCCACTTTTGGGAACCACTTGCAATTTCGTCAAAACTTTCTTCTACTCTTGCAGTAAACCCGAAGTCTAGAATTTCACTGAAATTATTCGTTAAGAAATCATTCACAACTTCTCCTATGTCAGTAGGAACAAATTTATTTTTGTCGCCTCCAAATTTTTCGTCAAGAACTTCTTTTTTGATTTTATCATTTGTTAAAGAGATTTTCACAACCTCTCTTATCTGTGGCTCAATTTCTCTTTTATCAACATATTCACGGTTCTGAATCGTCTGAATGGTTGGAGCATAAGTCGATGGACGACCAATTCCCAATTCTTCCAGTTTTCTTACCAATCCGGCTTCTGTATATCTTGCACTCGGTCTTGTAAACTTTTCCTGTGCCGTAATTTTTTTATAGCTTAAAACTTCACCAACGGTTACTTTTGGCAACAACTTTTCGTTGTTTTCCTCATCATCATCTTCTGTTTTTACAATTCCGTATGCTTTAAGGAAACCGTCAAAAATAATAACTTCACCTTGAGCTTCAAAATGCTGTGGAAGTTTGGCATTACCAATTTCGATAACCGTTTTCTCAATTTTAGCATTTGCCATCTGTGAAGCCAATGTTCTTCTGTAAATCAACTGGTACAATTTGCTTAACTGCACATCTGCAATTGATTTCACAGAAAAATCTGTCGGACGGATCGCTTCGTGAGCTTCCTGAGCCGATGAAGATTTTGTAGTATAATTTCTCGGAGAAGAATATTCTGCTCCGTATTCTGATATAATTTGATTTTTTGCGCCTTCTATTGCTTCCTGAGAAAGGTTTACCGAGTCGGTTCTCATATAGGTAATGAATCCTTCTTCGTAAAGTCTTTGTGCAAGACGCATCGTGTTGGTCACATTATAACCTAATCTTGAAGAG
It encodes:
- a CDS encoding polysaccharide biosynthesis/export family protein; the protein is MKIYKYFPFLVLPFLLMSCITTKDVKYMQPSESLVINEEGLIPYNIPVYRVTKNDMLTLNIVTTPKGDAAQFYSSLNAQAAGNGISFSGGGAGNGIGGNAMIYFNGLKVDSKGDILIFGIGYVKAEGRTIEEITLDIQEKVNENFQEGKSEVRLNTDGITYYVLGDIETTGITGEKKVHKNTLTLTEAISINGGLNRTVDRKNIVVYRKLPEGIKKAKIDLTREDVMNSPYYYVQNGDEIFLTTQRRALNGFGKDPIQTLISGVSVITTALSIYLLIKNL
- a CDS encoding glycosyltransferase family 4 protein gives rise to the protein MKNFELFLNETGISIFYIKVGFGFLSSFLITFFSIPTIIKISKRKNLMDEPGVRSSHLRKIPNLGGIAMFYSIGICTSIFAYEIFDLYKFLFASLIILLYVGIMDDIVVMRAYKKLVAQIVVSAFIVIGSDVRIRNLFGIFGIYEIHYLVSVIFTIITFIILINAFNLIDGIDGLAGGYSLICSALFGISYYRLGEYNYPLVILSVVLIGSVLAFLYYNLSNLRATKIFMGDTGSMLLGFLLAFTCICFIDIFIDKNIVSVPRYHLESAPVVAVAILILPIVDTLNVIIVRLWNKKSPFEADKNHIHHKLLQLDLTHRRASFYIICYYLFIVTITYCFRHTNVNLLLLIILCLGFLGAYIPDIILLLRNNKLKTNN
- a CDS encoding glycosyltransferase, with protein sequence MENPNPKVSVIVPVYNVEHYLAKCLDSLVNQSLQNIEIIVVNDGSKDGSGNIIKQYSEKYSDKIKSFTKENGGLSDARNFGIDQATGDYLGFVDSDDYVSGTMFEDMLNLAEKNDAEMVICNIQKVDEDGNVTQKLPQIPNMPKKIVLEKHFSVFSDLSYFACNKLFKRELFIDKRFKKGVHFEDIQLIPQLLLECKILAQTQNFHYQYLERADSISKTHNERGLDILKAVEDVEEVFKNSKYSSKIKELQGFQILEGIYTFLAYLAFVKNETQFYKMAQELKDFVEKRDVKMKDILCYSRFGRNYLLSLPLKKKIFYLLFFTGQKKMIRKLI
- a CDS encoding formimidoylglutamase, with translation MDFEDFIISPRNFRTENWQIGNKITKEIKEDSIVLLFVSDYRGANGDAEVQDFTAVRREFYKLSQLDFEIPIVDLGDLVSGKSVEDSHYILQEVLSACHYKRAIPVIIGGSNDFAFSLFSGLHFHQKNIDYTQISNIISLKQGENINEHTFLSKILGSKNFSIKNYHHLGYQKHLNEQDSVKLIKEVEFDIVRLAEMMNSTEKTEPFFRKADLVTVNCDAIESFSDAFSMNPQVNGLNRREICAYMKEIGLSENLKSVGIFNYNIYSENQLNHQLLAQMLWYLIEGINIQQSHPKERHYEMFYVLIEDRQYAFKRDTFSNLWYFGDDENIENCIPCSRKDFDEAKKGWLSSRFTKI
- a CDS encoding glycoside hydrolase family protein; translation: MEQPKNFSRKEFLQISGLGMAAVFLGSSFTKAFDFSDKPYFKLKPIGRSLELEGYYIWCSSPIWGEDGKVHLFYSRWKKEKGMGGWLNGSEICRAEANSPFDKFEHKEVVLSPRGGEFWDATTCHNPLIKKVDDLYFLFFMGNSNGKTNTKRIGLATSKSLSGEWNRPDEPLLLPGKEGSWDDHCTTNPAFVKGNDGKYWLFYKSWNTKEYETQKGTVRGNRKYGLAKADSPIGPYAKVSENPVIDFSNLPNNAQLEDAFIWKENGKFHMIARDMGFFNHEYGLHLTTKNGMKWTKPEIAYLNMQSYTQEANPPKHLKRFGRLERPMILMSKDGKKPQFLFGTTQGGAFETSTTFVFEILNS
- the topA gene encoding type I DNA topoisomerase, coding for MSKNLVIVESPAKAKTIQKYLGKDFEVKSSFGHIRDLPKKGMGIDLETFSPDYEVSADKKKLVTELKSAVKKAEMVWLASDEDREGEAIAWHLADELKLKPENRKRIVFHEITKNAILKAIENPRDIDQNLVNAQQARRVLDRIVGFEMSPVLWKKVKPGLSAGRVQSVAVRLVVEREKEIREFTPKASFKLDGIFLNKAMQEIAAKLKKDFEKEEEAEKFLELAKTVEFKVLNVETKPGSRSASAPFTTSTLQQEASSRLGYNVTNTMRLAQRLYEEGFITYMRTDSVNLSQEAIEGAKNQIISEYGAEYSSPRNYTTKSSSAQEAHEAIRPTDFSVKSIADVQLSKLYQLIYRRTLASQMANAKIEKTVIEIGNAKLPQHFEAQGEVIIFDGFLKAYGIVKTEDDDEENNEKLLPKVTVGEVLSYKKITAQEKFTRPSARYTEAGLVRKLEELGIGRPSTYAPTIQTIQNREYVDKREIEPQIREVVKISLTNDKIKKEVLDEKFGGDKNKFVPTDIGEVVNDFLTNNFSEILDFGFTARVEESFDEIASGSQKWKEMMIDFYSKFHPRIADVEENADRANGERLLGVDPKTGKNVHARIGRFGAMIQIGEQDDEEKPIFASLLAGQNIATINLEDALELFKLPFELNSFEDQTVSVGVGRFGPYVKWGETYISIPKGEDPLSIDQKRAEEIIAEKKLADAPIASYKGEPITKGTGRFGPFIKYKSIFINVPKKYNFENLSQSDINELVEAKLEKEANRYIQQWEAEKISIENARWGPIVKHGKNIYKIPKKKDDTKYEADELKDVSIDEVKKWITDQDPKAFAEKKKPAAKKAATTKKTTTTAKKPAAKKPAAKK